The following are from one region of the Chromobacterium phragmitis genome:
- the recN gene encoding DNA repair protein RecN: MLLSLTVKDFVIVDSIALDFSDGFTVLTGETGAGKSIMLDALGLLLGDRADGAQVREGAERAELTAEFAIERRPEIDAWLADNELSGDEGVLLLRRLIDRGGRSKSFVNGQAATLAQLKLLGEFLVDIHGQHAHQSLMKSETQRQLLDAYAGSATLARDANKAWQEWQAARQARQDAERMSRESEVERERLTWQIGELAELNLLPDEWATLSQSHTRLANAAELVQSARQAVDVLSENDDSCLTQLAHVQSRLSKLSNLDPRLTDTLSLLDSVDAELREVVYSLRDYASDIDQDANQLVEMERRLDLLMSSARKYRVQPADLADKLADWQQQLAALEASVDVEALSVAEAACLARYRALAEALSGKRRQAASELSERISGEMGRLAMGGARFAIELSALAEPGAHGMESIEYLVAANAGTSLRPLAKVASGGELSRISLAMQVVISQVASVPTLIFDEVDVGIGGRVAEVIGHMLRDLGQRYQVLCITHLPQVASCGKHHWQVSKRERKGQVLSNIAPLDAEQRVLEIARMLGGVELTQTTREHAAEMLASNAATL; this comes from the coding sequence ATGCTTCTTTCGCTGACCGTCAAAGATTTCGTCATCGTCGACAGCATCGCGCTGGACTTTTCCGACGGCTTCACCGTGCTCACCGGCGAAACCGGCGCCGGCAAATCCATCATGCTGGACGCGCTGGGATTACTGCTGGGCGACCGCGCCGACGGCGCTCAGGTGCGCGAAGGCGCAGAGCGCGCCGAGCTCACTGCCGAATTCGCCATCGAGCGCCGCCCTGAAATCGACGCCTGGCTGGCCGATAACGAATTATCCGGCGACGAAGGCGTACTGCTTCTGCGCCGCCTGATAGACCGAGGCGGCCGCTCCAAGAGCTTCGTCAACGGCCAGGCCGCCACGCTGGCCCAGTTGAAACTGTTGGGCGAGTTCCTGGTGGACATCCACGGCCAACATGCCCACCAGTCTTTGATGAAGAGTGAAACCCAGCGCCAGTTGCTGGACGCCTATGCAGGCTCAGCCACGCTGGCCCGCGACGCCAACAAGGCCTGGCAGGAGTGGCAAGCGGCGCGCCAGGCGCGCCAGGATGCTGAACGGATGTCGCGCGAATCCGAAGTGGAACGCGAACGCCTGACCTGGCAGATCGGCGAACTGGCCGAGCTCAATCTATTGCCCGACGAGTGGGCCACGCTGAGCCAAAGCCACACCCGGCTGGCCAATGCCGCGGAACTGGTGCAGAGCGCGCGGCAAGCGGTGGATGTCCTGTCAGAAAACGACGACAGTTGCCTGACCCAACTCGCCCACGTGCAGAGCCGCTTGTCCAAACTGTCCAATCTGGACCCTCGCCTGACCGATACCCTGTCACTGCTGGATTCGGTAGACGCCGAGCTGCGCGAGGTGGTGTACAGCCTGCGCGACTACGCCAGCGACATCGATCAGGACGCGAACCAACTGGTGGAAATGGAGCGCCGGCTGGACTTGCTGATGAGTTCGGCGCGCAAATACCGAGTGCAGCCCGCCGACTTGGCCGACAAGCTGGCCGACTGGCAGCAGCAACTGGCCGCGCTGGAGGCCAGCGTGGATGTCGAAGCGCTGAGCGTGGCCGAGGCCGCCTGCCTGGCTCGCTACCGCGCGCTGGCGGAAGCCCTTTCCGGCAAGCGCCGCCAGGCCGCCAGCGAGCTGTCGGAACGCATCTCCGGCGAAATGGGCCGGCTGGCGATGGGCGGCGCCCGCTTCGCCATCGAACTGTCCGCGCTGGCCGAACCCGGCGCGCACGGCATGGAGTCGATCGAATACCTGGTGGCCGCCAATGCCGGCACCAGCCTGCGACCGCTGGCCAAGGTAGCCTCCGGCGGCGAGCTATCCCGCATCAGCCTGGCGATGCAGGTGGTGATCAGCCAGGTGGCCAGCGTGCCCACGCTGATCTTCGACGAAGTGGACGTGGGCATAGGCGGCCGCGTGGCCGAGGTGATCGGCCACATGCTGCGCGACCTGGGCCAACGCTATCAAGTGCTGTGCATCACTCACCTGCCCCAGGTGGCATCCTGCGGCAAGCATCATTGGCAAGTCAGCAAGCGCGAGCGCAAGGGCCAGGTGCTCAGCAATATCGCGCCGCTGGACGCAGAACAGCGGGTGTTGGAAATCGCCCGCATGCTGGGCGGCGTCGAGCTTACCCAAACCACGCGCGAACACGCCGCGGAAATGTTGGCTTCAAACGCCGCAACCCTCTAG
- a CDS encoding NAD kinase, translated as MERLFKHICLVARHSKPGITPALLELADHLAAGGATVLIDKESITPEEACGHALIDRNDMGKLADLCIVLGGDGTMLSIARLLAPYRVPLVGINQGRLGFMTDIPLHEMLDSVDAILQGKFVPEDRILLQAAVVREDAEVASALAFNDVVFSRGAVGSMIEFEVFIDNQFVYSQRSDGLIVSTPTGSTAYSLASGGPILHPTLQAIALVPICPQSLSNRPIAVNDSCEVEFMLTRGLDARVHFDGQLHCDLMEMDRVLIRRYRNPLRILHPEGYNYYDMLRHKLHWGERLI; from the coding sequence ATGGAAAGACTGTTCAAACACATCTGCCTGGTGGCGCGCCACAGCAAGCCTGGCATCACCCCAGCCCTGCTTGAACTCGCCGACCACTTGGCAGCTGGCGGCGCCACGGTGCTGATCGACAAGGAAAGCATCACCCCTGAGGAAGCCTGCGGACATGCGCTGATCGATCGCAACGACATGGGCAAGCTGGCCGACCTGTGCATCGTGCTGGGCGGAGACGGCACTATGCTCTCCATCGCCCGGCTGCTGGCGCCGTACCGCGTACCCCTGGTCGGCATCAATCAGGGCCGGCTGGGTTTCATGACCGACATCCCCCTGCATGAAATGCTGGACTCGGTGGACGCCATATTGCAAGGCAAGTTCGTTCCGGAAGACCGCATCCTTCTTCAGGCCGCCGTGGTCCGCGAAGACGCCGAAGTCGCCAGCGCGCTGGCCTTCAACGACGTGGTGTTCAGCCGAGGCGCAGTGGGATCGATGATTGAATTCGAAGTCTTCATCGACAACCAGTTCGTCTACAGCCAGCGCTCTGACGGCCTGATCGTATCCACCCCCACCGGCTCCACCGCCTACTCGCTGGCCTCCGGGGGACCCATCCTGCACCCCACGCTGCAAGCCATCGCGCTGGTGCCGATTTGCCCGCAGTCGCTGTCCAACCGGCCAATTGCCGTCAACGACTCCTGCGAGGTTGAGTTCATGCTCACTCGCGGCCTCGACGCGCGCGTGCATTTCGACGGCCAGCTTCACTGCGACCTGATGGAAATGGACCGGGTGCTGATCCGCCGCTACCGCAACCCGCTGCGCATCCTGCACCCGGAAGGCTACAACTATTACGACATGCTGCGCCACAAGCTGCACTGGGGCGAGCGCCTGATTTAA
- a CDS encoding response regulator transcription factor, with translation MMQNTTPTVFIVDDDPAVLDSLAMLITAQGMKTVTFPNAMEFLDGYQGNQICCLVLDIRMPQITGLALQEQLAERDIHIPIVFITGHGDIEQCRRAFQTGAIDFLTKPIDQNRLIASLKRGIRISIQQHQKEEETQEVMSQLSRISGREREVLELVADGLSSKEIARELDLSPRTIEVHRANLFSKLGVDSLADLVRFYLKALEATGKKQRADEEILLNEFPPNQ, from the coding sequence ATGATGCAAAACACGACCCCAACCGTATTCATCGTCGACGATGACCCTGCCGTACTGGATTCCCTGGCCATGCTGATCACCGCCCAGGGCATGAAAACCGTCACGTTCCCCAACGCGATGGAATTTCTGGACGGCTACCAGGGCAACCAGATCTGCTGCCTGGTGCTGGATATCCGCATGCCGCAAATCACCGGTTTGGCGCTGCAAGAACAACTGGCGGAGCGCGACATCCACATCCCCATCGTGTTCATCACCGGCCACGGCGACATCGAGCAATGCCGACGCGCGTTCCAGACCGGCGCCATCGACTTCCTGACCAAGCCGATAGACCAGAACAGGTTGATCGCCAGCCTGAAGAGAGGCATCCGCATCAGCATCCAGCAGCATCAGAAGGAAGAAGAAACCCAGGAAGTGATGAGCCAGCTATCCCGCATCAGCGGCCGCGAGCGCGAGGTATTGGAGCTGGTCGCCGACGGCTTGTCCAGCAAGGAGATCGCACGCGAGCTGGACCTGTCGCCGCGCACCATCGAAGTGCACCGCGCCAACCTTTTCAGCAAGCTTGGCGTGGATTCGCTGGCTGACCTGGTTCGCTTTTACCTGAAAGCGCTGGAGGCCACCGGCAAAAAACAGCGGGCCGACGAAGAGATTTTGCTCAACGAATTCCCGCCAAACCAGTAG
- a CDS encoding ATP-binding protein, translating to MAHTLLLDIRQQRQEFRQTIELLQQNVNNRLKNSESLQDEVGDLVAGGAAGRRARIRELAQAATRTQPQLYFIGYQPLVEQSDRTRFENEQSLILGKSYAIRDYLHDQLNTWRDPAAWRTAPSRPRYLPLSMAEPGLASPDWREMGLDLLDDSVLSGSVNRALGQMQSASPTLVLRNGEWGLALFQTVYRSTPPSPVPMVRIEQAAGVVMQVLCLRPLLALPPSLQGRYTLQLLRRDNANDPGALQLQKQADAASALALDWLLPRLSYRASLDVASLPYDMRLSRQLRLERTTLSETAINLLIAMLPAYLLWVVLALLEYNHLAREQIQDDIFREREYASVALRGISEAVISIDTSQVIQYVNPAAETLLGLPAAQLLQRRLKQVAPLHYEFSRQPVQDPIEQASATLQVAYLAQNCYLKRPSGERLLVEGAVSPLLGRNGQLIGTVLTFRDTAPIRRRMLAALEASESRLRQHEMELARVARINTMGEMASGIAHEINQPLSAIMSYCQAGLSLLDEDELDMAMLRRALTSSVTQADRAGRIIRRLREFVTQKNQQLAPVQLNQAVHNALSLLDYELHDHDIHIEQNFAPELPLVYADTIQLEQVVLNLARNAVEAMEQTRPWGRLNLTTRRQGERVQLIISDNGSGIPPDKLDRIFDPFFSTKPNGMGLGLAICQTAVEAFGGKLMAGNKPGSGAEFVIDLPCAPRDMAVPSGVEA from the coding sequence ATGGCGCACACATTGCTGCTGGACATCCGCCAGCAACGACAGGAATTTCGACAGACGATCGAACTGTTGCAGCAGAACGTCAACAATCGTTTAAAGAACAGCGAATCATTACAAGACGAGGTGGGCGATCTCGTCGCCGGCGGCGCTGCGGGCCGACGAGCGCGCATAAGGGAGCTGGCGCAGGCCGCCACCCGAACCCAGCCCCAGCTGTATTTCATCGGCTACCAGCCGCTAGTGGAGCAAAGCGATCGAACGCGCTTCGAAAACGAGCAATCCCTCATCCTTGGCAAGTCTTATGCGATACGGGACTATCTGCACGACCAGCTCAATACTTGGCGCGACCCCGCCGCCTGGCGTACGGCGCCCTCGCGCCCGCGCTACTTGCCCCTCAGCATGGCCGAGCCGGGCCTCGCGTCGCCTGACTGGCGCGAAATGGGACTGGATCTGCTCGACGATTCGGTGCTGTCGGGTTCGGTGAACCGCGCGCTGGGGCAAATGCAATCGGCCTCCCCCACCCTGGTGCTTCGCAATGGCGAGTGGGGGCTGGCCTTGTTTCAAACCGTATACCGGTCCACCCCTCCCTCCCCGGTGCCCATGGTGCGCATCGAGCAAGCCGCCGGCGTAGTCATGCAGGTCCTTTGCCTGCGCCCCTTGCTTGCGCTGCCGCCGTCGCTGCAAGGACGCTACACTCTGCAGTTGCTTCGCCGCGACAACGCCAACGACCCCGGCGCTCTGCAGCTGCAGAAACAAGCGGACGCCGCCTCGGCGCTGGCGCTGGATTGGCTGCTGCCTCGACTCAGTTATCGAGCCAGCCTCGATGTCGCTTCCCTGCCCTACGATATGCGGCTCAGCCGCCAACTCCGGCTGGAGCGCACCACCCTGTCGGAAACCGCAATCAATTTATTGATCGCCATGCTGCCTGCCTACCTGCTCTGGGTGGTGCTGGCGCTGCTGGAGTACAACCATCTGGCGCGAGAACAAATTCAGGACGACATCTTCCGCGAACGCGAATACGCCAGCGTGGCGCTGCGCGGCATCAGCGAGGCAGTGATCAGCATTGATACCAGCCAGGTGATCCAGTACGTGAACCCCGCCGCGGAAACGCTGCTGGGCCTGCCGGCCGCGCAACTGCTGCAACGCCGCCTGAAACAGGTGGCGCCGTTGCATTACGAGTTCTCTCGCCAACCCGTCCAGGATCCAATCGAACAAGCCTCAGCCACCCTGCAAGTGGCTTACCTGGCTCAAAACTGCTATCTGAAACGCCCCAGCGGAGAAAGGTTGCTGGTCGAAGGGGCGGTGTCGCCGTTGCTAGGCCGCAACGGCCAGTTGATCGGCACGGTGCTCACTTTCCGCGACACCGCGCCCATCCGCCGCCGCATGCTGGCGGCGCTGGAGGCCAGCGAAAGCCGGTTGCGCCAGCATGAAATGGAGTTGGCCCGGGTCGCCCGGATCAACACCATGGGCGAGATGGCCTCCGGCATCGCCCATGAGATCAACCAGCCGCTGTCTGCCATCATGAGCTACTGCCAGGCTGGGCTCAGCCTGCTGGACGAGGACGAGTTGGATATGGCGATGTTGCGGCGCGCGCTGACCTCGTCAGTCACCCAGGCCGACCGCGCCGGCCGCATCATCCGCAGGCTGCGCGAGTTCGTCACCCAGAAGAACCAGCAACTGGCGCCGGTACAGTTGAATCAAGCTGTTCATAACGCTTTGTCTTTGCTGGATTATGAATTGCACGATCACGACATTCACATCGAGCAAAACTTCGCGCCGGAGTTGCCGTTGGTATACGCTGACACTATCCAGTTGGAACAGGTGGTGCTGAACTTGGCGCGCAACGCAGTGGAGGCCATGGAGCAAACTCGTCCCTGGGGTCGCCTCAATCTCACCACCCGCCGGCAGGGCGAGCGCGTGCAGCTCATCATCAGCGACAATGGCAGCGGCATTCCGCCGGACAAACTGGACCGGATCTTCGACCCGTTTTTCAGCACCAAACCCAACGGCATGGGCTTGGGCCTGGCCATCTGCCAGACTGCGGTCGAAGCCTTCGGCGGAAAGTTGATGGCCGGCAACAAGCCCGGCTCGGGAGCGGAGTTCGTCATTGACCTGCCATGCGCCCCTCGCGACATGGCCGTACCATCCGGAGTGGAAGCATGA
- the msrA gene encoding peptide-methionine (S)-S-oxide reductase MsrA, with translation MEKAILGGGCFWCLDAAFSQLAGVEAVVSGYCGGHIDNPDYRQVCSGNSGHVEVVEVRYDPAKIAYATLLQVFFTVHDPTTLNRQGHDVGSQYASVIFHLDDNQRQIAEQTIAELSREQVFDAPIVTRLEPAARFHPAETHHQNYYAQNPQQSYCQAVISPKLTKMRRRFSHLLQN, from the coding sequence ATGGAAAAAGCGATTCTCGGCGGAGGCTGCTTCTGGTGTCTGGACGCGGCGTTCTCCCAACTTGCCGGCGTGGAGGCCGTGGTTTCCGGTTATTGCGGCGGTCACATCGACAATCCTGACTATCGCCAGGTTTGCTCTGGAAATTCGGGCCATGTGGAAGTGGTGGAGGTCCGCTATGACCCGGCAAAAATCGCCTACGCCACCCTTCTGCAGGTGTTCTTCACGGTGCATGATCCCACCACGCTGAACCGGCAAGGGCACGACGTGGGGTCCCAGTACGCATCGGTCATCTTCCATCTCGACGACAATCAGCGCCAAATAGCAGAACAAACCATCGCCGAGCTGAGCCGCGAACAGGTGTTCGACGCGCCCATCGTCACTCGGCTGGAGCCGGCCGCGCGCTTCCATCCAGCCGAAACCCACCACCAAAACTATTACGCTCAGAATCCTCAGCAAAGTTATTGCCAGGCCGTGATTTCACCCAAGCTGACAAAAATGCGGCGCAGATTTTCTCATCTGCTGCAAAACTAA
- a CDS encoding histone deacetylase family protein encodes MRIYRTDAFPLPLPPGHRFPAEKYRLLAERVATFAPEWMETAPAATRHELLHAHSPAYVDAVLSGSLDSRAQREIGLPWSPELAERSCRSVGATIAASRAALLEDCGVNLAGGTHHAAAARGSGFCVFNDVAVAAMLMLTEARARSVLVVDLDVHQGDGTAAIAAGEPRIFTFSIHGARNYPFDRTDSDWDIDLPDGTGDDAYLDALQGALPELFARARPDLVYYLAGADPFHGDRLGRLALSRQGLARRDRMVMEACRGQDAALVVCMAGGYAVPITDTVTIQVETVRLACEIFGAIPTNPACR; translated from the coding sequence ATGCGCATCTACCGCACCGACGCTTTCCCCCTGCCTTTGCCGCCTGGCCATCGTTTCCCTGCGGAAAAATACCGCCTGCTCGCCGAGCGAGTGGCGACATTCGCGCCGGAATGGATGGAAACCGCCCCGGCCGCCACCCGCCACGAGCTGCTCCACGCTCACAGCCCCGCCTATGTCGACGCGGTGCTGAGTGGTTCCCTTGATAGCCGCGCGCAACGCGAAATCGGCCTGCCGTGGTCGCCGGAGCTGGCGGAGCGCAGCTGCCGATCCGTCGGCGCCACGATTGCGGCCAGTCGCGCTGCGTTGCTGGAGGACTGCGGCGTCAATCTGGCCGGCGGCACCCATCATGCCGCAGCCGCCCGCGGCAGCGGATTCTGCGTGTTCAACGATGTGGCCGTCGCCGCCATGCTGATGCTGACGGAAGCTCGCGCCCGCAGCGTGCTGGTTGTCGATCTGGACGTCCATCAAGGCGACGGCACCGCAGCCATCGCCGCCGGAGAGCCGCGCATCTTCACCTTTTCCATCCATGGCGCGCGCAACTACCCATTTGACCGGACCGATAGCGACTGGGACATCGATCTGCCTGACGGAACAGGGGATGACGCCTATCTGGATGCATTGCAAGGCGCATTGCCGGAACTGTTCGCCCGCGCCCGGCCGGACTTGGTGTATTACCTGGCCGGCGCGGATCCTTTCCATGGCGACAGGCTAGGACGGCTTGCCCTGAGCCGCCAGGGGCTGGCGCGACGCGACCGCATGGTGATGGAGGCTTGCCGAGGCCAAGACGCGGCGCTGGTGGTTTGCATGGCAGGAGGCTACGCGGTGCCGATTACGGACACAGTGACAATACAGGTGGAAACCGTCAGACTGGCTTGTGAGATTTTCGGCGCCATTCCGACCAACCCCGCATGCCGCTGA
- a CDS encoding DUF1653 domain-containing protein, which produces MTQPGIYQHFRNRQLYQVLGTASHSETREPLVMYRALYGEYGLWARPAAMFEEMVEHEGRMVPRFSLLKAL; this is translated from the coding sequence ATGACTCAGCCCGGGATTTACCAGCACTTTCGCAATCGCCAGCTTTATCAAGTGCTCGGCACCGCTTCCCATTCGGAAACCCGCGAGCCGCTCGTGATGTACCGCGCGTTGTACGGGGAATACGGCCTGTGGGCCCGTCCAGCGGCGATGTTCGAAGAAATGGTGGAGCACGAAGGCCGCATGGTGCCCCGCTTCAGCCTGCTAAAAGCGCTGTAG
- a CDS encoding GNAT family N-acetyltransferase translates to MGIQLSIATPESVTEWLALFTAYLDFYGVSQSQESCQAYLSERLRRRQAVAFLASEGDAPRGFALMYTGFSSLSLQPCWVLHDLYVAAEARRQGVGQSLIRRCQQYANDLGGGEIMLQTAHDNLGAQQLYQSLGFTLDRDFRVYYWNSAHS, encoded by the coding sequence ATGGGCATTCAACTCAGCATCGCCACCCCTGAATCGGTGACGGAATGGCTGGCGCTGTTCACCGCCTACCTTGACTTCTACGGCGTCAGCCAGTCCCAGGAATCCTGTCAGGCCTACTTGAGCGAAAGGCTGCGCCGCCGCCAGGCAGTTGCCTTTCTGGCCAGCGAAGGCGACGCGCCGCGAGGCTTCGCCCTGATGTACACCGGTTTTTCCTCATTATCGCTGCAGCCCTGCTGGGTGCTGCACGACCTTTACGTCGCGGCCGAAGCTCGCCGCCAAGGCGTCGGCCAATCGCTGATACGACGTTGCCAGCAGTACGCCAACGACCTGGGCGGTGGCGAGATCATGCTGCAAACCGCGCATGACAATCTGGGCGCGCAACAGCTGTACCAGAGTCTGGGCTTCACGCTGGATCGGGACTTCCGCGTCTATTACTGGAACAGCGCGCATTCTTGA
- a CDS encoding tRNA dihydrouridine synthase, translated as MKLVLAPMEGLVDDVMREVLTRVGGIDLCVTEFVRVTSALLPTRTFMRLAPELGNQGNTSTGVPVRVQLLGSDAVCLAENGAKAASLGAPGVDLNFGCPAPTVNRHRGGAVLLNEPELLHQIVAAVRRAVPAAVPVTAKMRLGYEDKSKALECAQAIARGGADELTVHGRTKVEGYKPPAHWDWIARIREGVDIPVTANGEVWTLADYRAIREESGCDSVMIGRGLVACPDLALRIANGGAEQPIAWEAMIPWVREFFLLCRNKSGEERYPVARLKQWLGLLKRTWPEAERLFETIRREQDVVNIENILSSTQDK; from the coding sequence ATGAAGCTGGTGCTTGCCCCGATGGAGGGCCTGGTTGACGATGTGATGCGCGAGGTGTTGACCCGCGTGGGCGGCATCGATCTGTGCGTGACCGAGTTCGTGCGCGTTACCTCGGCGCTGCTGCCGACGCGCACTTTCATGCGCTTGGCGCCAGAACTCGGCAACCAGGGCAATACTTCCACAGGCGTGCCGGTGCGGGTGCAACTGCTGGGCTCGGACGCCGTCTGTCTGGCAGAAAACGGCGCCAAGGCTGCCAGCTTGGGCGCGCCGGGCGTGGACTTGAATTTCGGCTGCCCCGCTCCCACCGTCAACCGTCATCGCGGCGGCGCGGTGTTGCTCAACGAGCCCGAGTTGCTGCATCAGATCGTGGCCGCGGTGCGGCGCGCGGTGCCGGCCGCGGTTCCGGTGACCGCCAAGATGCGGCTGGGCTACGAGGACAAGAGCAAGGCGCTGGAATGCGCGCAGGCGATAGCGCGCGGCGGGGCGGACGAGTTGACCGTGCATGGCCGCACCAAGGTGGAGGGCTACAAGCCGCCGGCTCACTGGGACTGGATCGCCCGCATCCGGGAGGGCGTGGATATCCCGGTGACGGCGAATGGAGAAGTCTGGACCCTGGCAGACTATCGGGCGATCCGCGAGGAAAGCGGTTGCGACTCGGTGATGATAGGGCGCGGGTTGGTCGCCTGTCCCGACCTGGCTTTGCGGATTGCCAACGGCGGGGCGGAGCAGCCGATTGCCTGGGAGGCTATGATCCCGTGGGTGAGGGAGTTCTTCCTGCTATGCCGAAACAAATCGGGCGAGGAGCGCTATCCGGTGGCCCGGCTCAAGCAATGGCTGGGCTTGCTCAAGAGAACCTGGCCGGAAGCCGAACGTTTGTTTGAAACAATCAGGCGCGAGCAAGATGTTGTAAATATTGAAAATATTCTCTCGTCTACGCAAGATAAGTAA
- a CDS encoding mechanosensitive ion channel family protein, translated as MDTPPAVSWLEKLIPAVWYGSLTVFVAMTAALSILLYITHPDGRKRTVRTLLVALAALLVVNISNQTELGQWTRQVAVIVLGLALIRLWAMLLFRLLLPVLRVHPPKILEEILVVLGFVGWGLVLLRLAGLDLSHIVTTSAVITAVLAFSMQDTLGNILAGLSLQVDNSVDIGDWIKSGDLVGRVVEINWRATTLETRNWETVVIPNSVLMKNHFAILGKRHGCPLQWRRWVWFNINWDTLPTQIIGVVETSLREAQLPGVAAAPAPNCILMGFENGYTRYAVRYWLTDLAADDHTDSIVRTHIDAAFRRHNLRMASPYYNVLTIKENEKYIEARMKRHLEERVLALRKVELLSVLNDEEMMVLADQLKFTPFVTGDIIMHQGSVAHWLYIMLSGEVEVWLTLADGGRKLVDVLKAGSFFGEMGLMTGESRTNTVIARSNVECLRLDKDAFQAILVSRKELAETISTILAERLEERRNREPDAMQDADGGMPKRAELVDRIRSFFGLNKH; from the coding sequence ATGGACACTCCTCCCGCGGTAAGTTGGCTGGAAAAGCTGATTCCCGCTGTCTGGTATGGCTCTTTGACGGTTTTTGTCGCCATGACCGCGGCGCTCTCCATTCTCCTGTACATCACGCATCCTGACGGGCGAAAACGCACAGTCCGCACACTGCTTGTCGCGCTGGCGGCGTTGCTGGTGGTCAATATCAGCAACCAGACCGAGCTTGGGCAATGGACGCGGCAGGTGGCCGTCATCGTGCTGGGGTTGGCATTGATCCGCCTGTGGGCGATGCTGCTGTTCAGGCTGCTGTTGCCGGTGCTGCGCGTGCATCCGCCCAAAATACTGGAAGAGATCCTGGTGGTGCTGGGGTTTGTCGGCTGGGGACTGGTATTGCTGCGGCTGGCGGGGCTGGACCTCAGTCACATCGTCACCACATCGGCCGTCATCACCGCAGTGTTGGCGTTTTCCATGCAGGATACGCTGGGGAACATTTTGGCCGGGCTATCTCTGCAGGTGGATAATTCCGTCGACATCGGCGATTGGATAAAAAGCGGCGACCTGGTGGGACGGGTGGTGGAAATCAATTGGCGCGCCACCACGCTGGAGACGCGCAATTGGGAAACGGTGGTGATTCCCAACAGCGTGCTGATGAAAAACCACTTCGCCATTCTCGGCAAGCGGCATGGTTGTCCGCTGCAGTGGCGCAGATGGGTCTGGTTCAACATCAATTGGGATACTTTGCCCACCCAGATCATCGGGGTGGTGGAAACCTCGCTGCGCGAGGCTCAGCTGCCGGGCGTGGCGGCTGCGCCGGCGCCCAACTGCATCTTGATGGGGTTCGAGAATGGCTATACCCGCTACGCGGTCCGTTACTGGCTGACGGACCTGGCGGCTGACGATCACACCGATTCCATCGTGCGCACGCATATCGACGCGGCTTTTCGGCGGCATAATTTGCGCATGGCTTCGCCCTATTACAACGTGCTGACCATCAAGGAGAACGAGAAGTACATCGAGGCAAGGATGAAGCGCCACCTGGAGGAGCGCGTGCTGGCGCTGCGCAAGGTGGAGCTGCTGTCGGTGCTGAACGACGAAGAAATGATGGTGTTGGCGGATCAGCTGAAATTCACGCCTTTCGTCACCGGGGACATCATCATGCACCAGGGGTCGGTCGCGCATTGGCTTTACATCATGCTGTCGGGCGAGGTGGAAGTGTGGCTGACGTTGGCGGATGGCGGCCGCAAGCTGGTTGATGTGTTGAAGGCAGGCAGTTTTTTCGGGGAAATGGGTTTGATGACAGGGGAGTCTAGAACCAATACGGTGATCGCCCGCAGCAATGTCGAGTGCCTGAGACTCGACAAGGATGCCTTTCAGGCGATTCTGGTGTCGCGCAAGGAACTGGCGGAAACGATTTCCACCATCTTGGCGGAGCGGCTGGAAGAGCGCCGCAACCGCGAGCCTGACGCCATGCAGGACGCAGATGGCGGCATGCCGAAGCGAGCCGAGTTGGTGGATCGCATCCGCAGTTTCTTTGGCTTGAACAAGCACTGA
- a CDS encoding LexA family protein: MDTDQTKQRGGKRSGAGRKSVFGGDKTVALRVPEPLKPILQQWLDDYRSWRTANCAQAFDFRTLGAQLSELSLPLFAGSVPAGSPVAADDLKEADIDLNTHLVSRPGDTFMVRVKGDSMQGAGIHDGDLLLVERGREPRNGKVVVAALNGELTVKRLERGPAGIRLLPDNPAYQPIAVPEDASFHIWGVVTNVIHKVD; this comes from the coding sequence ATGGATACCGATCAAACCAAGCAGCGCGGCGGCAAACGTTCCGGCGCCGGCCGCAAATCCGTCTTCGGCGGCGACAAGACCGTCGCGCTGCGGGTGCCGGAGCCGCTGAAGCCCATTTTGCAGCAATGGCTGGACGACTACCGCAGTTGGCGCACCGCCAACTGCGCGCAAGCCTTCGACTTCCGCACCCTGGGCGCGCAGTTGAGCGAGCTGTCGCTGCCGCTGTTCGCCGGCAGCGTGCCGGCAGGCTCGCCGGTGGCCGCGGACGACTTGAAAGAAGCCGACATAGACCTGAATACGCATTTGGTCAGCCGCCCGGGCGATACCTTCATGGTTCGGGTCAAAGGCGACTCGATGCAGGGCGCCGGCATACACGACGGCGACCTGTTGCTGGTGGAGCGGGGCCGCGAGCCGCGCAACGGCAAGGTAGTGGTGGCGGCGCTGAACGGAGAGCTGACCGTGAAACGGCTGGAGCGCGGCCCTGCCGGCATACGCCTGCTGCCGGATAACCCGGCCTATCAGCCGATTGCCGTTCCGGAAGACGCATCGTTTCATATCTGGGGCGTGGTGACCAATGTCATCCACAAAGTGGACTAG